The genomic DNA TTTCGCCCTGCTTGGTAGGCGAAGAAGCTGATTTACTAAAAACAGGCTTTATAAAAAAAAGAGCACTATCAGAAACAGCAATATGCACGGGTACCTGCGCTCGCGGTGCCGAAGTAATTATAATATCGCCACCAGCAATATTTTTTAAAGCAGCTTTTTCTAAAATAGGTTCAGGTAAGTCATTGGTTACAACTAAGAATTTTGCGTTGGGCATTTTTGTTGATAAGCGTTAAAAAGTCAAGCATTTCGTCAAGCATGTACCAGGATCCAATTGCACCTAAATAAATTATAACGTTAGCATCCATGCTGATACCTAATTTTTTCCTGAGTGCAGTTTTCGATTCTTCTGTTATTTTATGATAATCAAATAAACTTAAATCGGCACAACAGGGTATTACGGTGATGGGCAATTTTTCGTTCTTCAAACTCCAAGATTGAATTATTTTTTCAGCTTTAGAAGTGAGACTGATGATATGGTCTGCATTTTTCAGAAAATTTTTTTCGGCACGCTTAAAATAATTGTAAACCCACTTGAAGATGGGGTTGTTTTGATTCCAAATATGTCCATCAACCCGTTCGTCTGCATAAAAGCCGCGCATGTCAAAAATAAATTTTACCGCAAAGTGTTTCTTCAATGCTTGGCCTGCAAAGGGAGTGATGTAACTGCGACAGTGAACAATTTTAAAATTATAAAGCTGGTGTAGCTGAAAACATTTTTTTGTCATCACCCTAATATCGTACATAGTTGAAATAACGGGAGGCCACTTATGATATACCAATGGATGCCAGGTAATTTGTGCATCGGCACAAATGCGTTCAATAATACTTTTAGATTTGGAAAAATGCTCCTGCTTTTCGAAGCTGATTAAATGAAAACGAAAATCCAATTTACTTAAACCCACCAAATAAGGCAACACCTGCGACTGTCCCAACTGGTCGGTCATGCCATCGTACGATAGGTAAAGGACATTGGCCATAAAAATCAGGTAAGTAATTGGTGATACAAGGTTCTCATATTTTGGACTAAACGGGTGTAATGAAACTTCTCGTTTACATGAGCTTGTCCAATCTGACACATGTTTGAACGTATAGCCTCATCGTTAACAAGTGAGAGGAGGTTGTCGGCAAACTTTTGTGGCTGCGAAATTGGACTCAGCAAAGCGGTTTTGTTTTCTATTACCACATCGCGTACACCGCCTACATCAGTGGTTACAATTGGCTTGCCGGCAGCCTGTGCTTCGATGAGGCTTACAGGAGTACCCTCGTTGAGGGAAGTAAGCGCAACAATATCAAGTCCTGCAAGGGCTTCGTCCACATTCAATATCCAGGAGGTAAAAACAATTGGGTGATTCTCCTCCTGAAAGTTAGCTGTACTGTATGGTAATTTAAACCTAAAACACAAATCAATTACTTCTTGCTTGTTCTCGCCATCGCCAATTATTATTGCCCTAACTTTTTGCGATGTGTTTTTTAAAACATCACTAATGGCTCTTAAAAACAAACCATGATTTTTAATGGGCACCAATCTGCCAATAATTCCAACGGCTATTTCATCGTCCTGTATTCCAAATTTTTGTCTGAAAGCTACCCGCTTACTAAGGGTATCGATAGAAAAACGTGAAAGATCGAAACCCAAAGGGACAACAAAGTTTTTTCGGGAGGGGCTATTTTGAAATCTTGCGAGAGTTCCTTTTGTTGTTCAGAACTGATGGCAATAATACCCGATGTTTTGCGTGCCAGATACTGTTCTATGTGCTGGAATATTTTGGTTTTTAATGGAGAAAAATAAGAGTGAAAATAGTGTCCGTGAAAGGTGTGAAGCACCACAGGTACCTTGCAATTAATAGCGGCTAAGCGGCCTACCGCTCCTGGTTTAGCCATATGCGTGTGTACAATGTCGGGCTTAAACTGATTGATAATTTTTTTTATTTCATAGTATGATTTCACATCATCTACCAAACTTATCTCCCTGCGCATGCAGTTGATATATTGCGCTTTTATACCTAAGGTATCAATAATATGCTCACTACTTCCTTCAGATTCATCGCGCATGCCGCTTACAAGAAGGGTTTCAAACTCAGGAGCAAGGTATTTAGACAGGTACCCTACATTATAGGTAGGGCCACCCAGGTTAAGTCTATTGATAATACGCAATACTTTAGGCATAAGGAAGTTTGCTAAACAAATTCAAATACACGTGTAAAATAAATGTTACCATCTTCTATTCCTGTGAAAAAACACTCCAATTCGCATTTCTCAAAACCAGGTTGAATAAGCCATTGATATTTTCGACAAGTATCGCAACTTTTTTTTATTAAAATAATAAAAACAACACCATAACTTTAAATACTGACAATAGCCTAAGGGCATGCAAGGCGTCATATTAATTATTTGTGATTGTGGCTTTTTGAAATTGAAATTCTACTTTTGTACCACACTTCTTACCCTTGTGTAATTTGTGTTACTTCAATGCTGCAAAATGTAGACCATCAAGTTCTCATACCTCTTTCTGAATTGCTGTACAGCAGAGATAAAGCTGGTATTACCAATGTCATCGAAAACCTATCGGTGCATGAGTTGATTGATATTATACCCATATTTTATACCCATGAGCAAGTATTGCTGTTCAGATGCATGGATCGCGAAACGGCCTATCAGACATTTGAAAACCTGGAAATAAGCACACAGGAAATTTTAGTAGACGAGCTTCCCAACAGGCAATTGCAGCTCATATTGAATGACATGTCGGCTGATAAGCGCACAGCATTGCTCGAAGAACTTTCGGCTGACCAAATCAATAGCCTTTTAAAACTGCTTACGGTAAAGGAACGGGCGGTAGCACTTCAGTTGTTGGGCTATCCTGAAAATTCTATTGGCCGTTTAATGACACCCGATTATATTGCTATTAAGCCCGAGTGGACGGTACAAATAGCGCTTGATTTTATTCGTGAAAACGGTGAAGACAAAGAAACCCTCAATGTGCTATATGTGGTTGATGATAAGGGAAAGTTGATAGACGACATTCGTGTACGCGAAGTATTGCTAGCTCAAACAGACGTGATTATAGGCACCTTGCTCGATGGCAAATTTGCCGCTCTAAATGTTACGGATGACGAAGAAACTACCATTAGCGCCTTTAAGCAACATAACCGTATTGCTTTGCCTGTAACCGATGCTATGGGTTTATTACTTGGTATAGTAACTATAGATGATGTATTGCAACTTGCCGAAGATGAGGATACCGAAGATATACAAAAAATAGGTGCGGTAGAAGCACTAGAAGACCCTTACATGGATACTCCATTGCCACTCATGATACGTAAACGTGCCGTGTGGTTAATCGTTCTTTTTATAGGCGAATTATTTACAGCAAGTGCCATGAAATATTATGAGCACGAAATTTCGAAAGCACTTGTGCTTATGCTATTTGTTCCGCTTATCGTATCAAGTGGTGGTAACAGTGGTTCGCAGGCAAGCACACTTATTATACGTGCTATGGCACTGGGAGAGGTAACCATTCATGATTGGTATCGAATAATGAAACGGGAAATTATATCAGGGCTAGCCTTAGGTACTATTTTAGGAGTGGTTGGATTTGCTCGGATTTATTTATTCGATGCTATTATTAAAGAGGCTTGGTATTGATTTAGCTACATCGAGCAATCCTTTTGTGGCAACTTTGGTTGATGTAACAGGCCTTATGATTTATTTTAGCATTGCCATGCTTTTGCTAAAAGGCAGCTTGTTGTAAGCTATTTTTTTACCTCATTTATCTTGGCAAATACTTTTACGTTAGGTGAACGTTTTTATCATCCTTATTAAATTCCTAATATAGATCGACTATTTTATTTTTTAAAAATAGCTTGTACATAAAAAATAATTTTCGTTTATATTGTAATTGCCTAAAAGTTATAAGGGTTACCAAACATTAAAAAAATTAAATCCAATGGAAAATCAAATCACATTGCGACAGCTTGCAGAAGAAAATTCCCAGCCTTTTTTATCAAACAATGTTAAAAAATTTTTTCGAAAGAAAAAAAGCTTATTA from Bacteroidota bacterium includes the following:
- a CDS encoding glycosyltransferase, giving the protein MANVLYLSYDGMTDQLGQSQVLPYLVGLSKLDFRFHLISFEKQEHFSKSKSIIERICADAQITWHPLVYHKWPPVISTMYDIRVMTKKCFQLHQLYNFKIVHCRSYITPFAGQALKKHFAVKFIFDMRGFYADERVDGHIWNQNNPIFKWVYNYFKRAEKNFLKNADHIISLTSKAEKIIQSWSLKNEKLPITVIPCCADLSLFDYHKITEESKTALRKKLGISMDANVIIYLGAIGSWYMLDEMLDFLTLINKNAQRKILSCNQ
- a CDS encoding glycosyltransferase; this encodes MGFDLSRFSIDTLSKRVAFRQKFGIQDDEIAVGIIGRLVPIKNHGLFLRAISDVLKNTSQKVRAIIIGDGENKQEVIDLCFRFKLPYSTANFQEENHPIVFTSWILNVDEALAGLDIVALTSLNEGTPVSLIEAQAAGKPIVTTDVGGVRDVVIENKTALLSPISQPQKFADNLLSLVNDEAIRSNMCQIGQAHVNEKFHYTRLVQNMRTLYHQLLT
- a CDS encoding glycosyltransferase encodes the protein MPKVLRIINRLNLGGPTYNVGYLSKYLAPEFETLLVSGMRDESEGSSEHIIDTLGIKAQYINCMRREISLVDDVKSYYEIKKIINQFKPDIVHTHMAKPGAVGRLAAINCKVPVVLHTFHGHYFHSYFSPLKTKIFQHIEQYLARKTSGIIAISSEQQKELSQDFKIAPPEKTLLSLWVSIFHVFLSIPLVSG